A genomic stretch from Enterobacter oligotrophicus includes:
- a CDS encoding nickel/cobalt transporter encodes MTTQRLTRDWRIPTAGLLALAILFAGFTLHAHWNTFIQWCLATQITLHRYLVMYLLQLNNHQYSGGLWLLTGAFFYGVLHAIGPGHGKFIVTTYLTTNKESQLAARVVPFLGSLMQGISAILFVFILAVGLNLASGDISTSRWYVEKISAVLIGAFGMFIIYQALKSLRPRRMVISAIKPFHQHDEHCGCGHHGVGLDLTKGDWKTRLGVILAIGARPCSGAIMILMFSNALGIVTWGIAAVMTMSLGTALSIMGLSLAVRYARERTVSFFGGDSSLNGVLPVAKIIGGIVLILFATILFLTVIPISANGDYIAAGC; translated from the coding sequence ATGACTACACAACGTCTAACGCGTGACTGGCGCATCCCTACAGCAGGACTGCTGGCGCTGGCGATCCTCTTTGCCGGGTTTACCCTGCATGCCCACTGGAACACCTTTATACAGTGGTGCCTTGCCACGCAAATCACCCTGCACCGCTATCTGGTAATGTACCTGCTGCAGCTCAATAACCACCAGTACAGCGGCGGTTTATGGTTGCTGACGGGCGCTTTCTTTTATGGCGTACTGCATGCTATCGGGCCGGGACACGGCAAATTTATCGTCACCACTTATCTCACTACAAATAAAGAAAGCCAGCTCGCCGCGCGCGTCGTGCCGTTTCTCGGCAGCCTTATGCAGGGTATAAGTGCGATTCTGTTTGTCTTTATTCTGGCGGTTGGGCTCAACCTTGCGTCGGGTGATATCAGTACCAGTCGCTGGTACGTAGAGAAGATCAGTGCCGTGCTGATTGGCGCATTTGGCATGTTTATCATTTATCAGGCGCTGAAGAGTCTGCGTCCCCGCAGAATGGTTATCTCAGCCATCAAGCCATTCCACCAGCATGATGAACACTGTGGCTGCGGCCATCACGGGGTGGGGTTGGATTTGACCAAAGGCGACTGGAAAACGCGCCTGGGGGTCATTCTGGCAATCGGCGCACGTCCGTGCAGCGGTGCAATTATGATCCTGATGTTCTCAAACGCGCTCGGGATCGTGACCTGGGGCATTGCCGCTGTGATGACCATGTCGCTGGGAACGGCGCTCTCGATTATGGGGCTATCGCTGGCGGTGCGTTATGCACGTGAGCGCACAGTGTCATTTTTTGGTGGTGACTCCAGCCTGAACGGGGTCTTGCCTGTCGCCAAAATTATCGGGGGGATCGTACTGATCCTGTTTGCCACCATTCTGTTCCTGACGGTAATTCCCATCAGCGCCAACGGCGACTATATCGCCGCCGGGTGCTAA
- a CDS encoding AraC family transcriptional regulator, with protein MANDWLELRQHADTGIETIKAHFEGHAYDPHWHDSYLAGITLSGTQQFHCRRERHRSHPGDAFLLEPGEIHDGDAPVEGGFTYLTFYLDERWLTNTLHGLYESTPGSYSLHFAQTLTREPQLVRSIGDTFATLHNDEMKIVQQSTMDNLLSQITAHCHWRKRVPSQLQSAAVAHRARDYLYAHMGDNVGLSDLARETGTDRFTLTRCFKREFHLAPHAWLIQLRLAKARQLLARGEQPVDVAAEVGFADQSHLGRWFQRAYRMSPAQYRRLCTNLPDVSRK; from the coding sequence ATGGCGAACGACTGGCTTGAACTGCGTCAGCATGCAGATACAGGTATTGAAACCATTAAAGCGCACTTCGAAGGCCATGCCTACGATCCGCACTGGCATGATAGCTACCTGGCAGGCATCACTCTCTCGGGTACGCAGCAATTTCACTGTCGGCGTGAGCGTCATCGAAGCCACCCAGGTGATGCGTTTTTACTGGAGCCTGGGGAGATTCATGACGGCGATGCGCCGGTGGAAGGCGGGTTTACTTATCTGACTTTTTATCTTGATGAGAGGTGGCTGACCAATACGCTGCACGGGCTATATGAATCCACGCCTGGAAGCTATTCGCTCCATTTTGCCCAAACGCTGACACGTGAGCCGCAGCTGGTACGCTCTATTGGTGATACCTTTGCCACGTTGCATAACGACGAGATGAAAATTGTCCAGCAAAGCACGATGGATAATCTGCTTTCGCAGATCACTGCTCACTGCCACTGGCGCAAAAGAGTGCCGTCTCAGTTGCAAAGCGCTGCCGTGGCGCATCGTGCGCGGGATTATCTCTATGCCCATATGGGAGACAATGTTGGGTTGTCTGATCTTGCACGCGAGACGGGGACCGACCGTTTCACATTGACGCGCTGCTTTAAGCGCGAGTTTCATCTGGCACCGCATGCCTGGCTTATCCAGTTACGTCTGGCAAAGGCGCGGCAGTTACTGGCGCGAGGCGAACAGCCAGTTGATGTCGCGGCGGAGGTCGGCTTTGCCGATCAAAGTCATCTGGGACGCTGGTTCCAGCGTGCGTATCGTATGTCCCCGGCGCAGTACCGTCGCTTGTGCACAAACCTTCCAGACGTTTCCAGAAAATAG
- a CDS encoding LysE family translocator, producing MSLMPFLLFAFVASITPGPTNILVLTNSQHYGVKNTVPAILGGCIAASAIVLISGAGAGEVLRQFPLVRQVMSWTGVLWLSWMSWQLFSAPAARLSSESQIRFTAQAAALLQIVNPKTWMMALAVVSLFAPASDHALRDVALMALWFLVISIACLMCWAWLGKAVNRVFRTTVAMVRFQRLMALCLFLSAWAGILV from the coding sequence GTGAGTCTGATGCCCTTCCTGCTGTTCGCGTTTGTCGCCTCGATAACACCCGGACCAACGAATATCCTCGTTCTTACCAACAGTCAGCACTATGGTGTGAAAAATACCGTGCCTGCTATTCTGGGCGGGTGTATTGCGGCCAGCGCGATTGTGCTGATCTCCGGGGCGGGGGCAGGCGAAGTGCTGCGCCAGTTTCCACTGGTACGTCAGGTGATGAGCTGGACGGGCGTGCTGTGGCTAAGCTGGATGAGCTGGCAACTGTTCAGTGCACCCGCCGCCCGTCTCTCCTCTGAAAGCCAGATACGATTCACTGCACAGGCAGCGGCATTGTTGCAGATCGTCAATCCTAAAACCTGGATGATGGCGCTGGCGGTCGTGAGCTTGTTTGCTCCCGCAAGCGATCATGCGCTACGGGATGTTGCGCTAATGGCACTGTGGTTCCTGGTTATCTCTATTGCGTGTCTGATGTGCTGGGCGTGGCTGGGGAAGGCGGTAAACCGGGTATTTCGCACCACCGTGGCGATGGTGCGATTTCAGCGTCTGATGGCGCTCTGCCTGTTCCTCTCCGCCTGGGCGGGGATACTGGTTTAA
- a CDS encoding transcriptional regulator: MQREDVLGQALQLLEIQGIASTTLEMVADRIDYPLDELKRFWPDKEALLYDALRYLSQQVDIWRRQLMLNEELTAEQKLLARYTALSECVSNNRYPGCLFIAACTFYPDPGHPIHQLADQQKRAAHDFTHELLTTLEVDDPAMVAKQMELVLEGCLSRMLVNRSQADVDTAHRLAEDILRFAQCRMGGALT; this comes from the coding sequence GTGCAACGCGAAGACGTACTGGGACAAGCCCTGCAATTACTTGAGATTCAAGGGATCGCCAGCACCACGCTTGAGATGGTCGCCGACCGTATCGATTACCCTCTGGACGAGCTTAAACGCTTCTGGCCCGACAAAGAGGCGCTGCTTTACGATGCCCTGCGCTATCTTAGCCAGCAGGTTGATATCTGGCGCAGGCAGTTGATGTTGAATGAAGAGCTGACAGCAGAGCAAAAGCTGCTGGCGCGCTATACCGCCCTGAGTGAATGTGTAAGCAACAATCGCTATCCGGGCTGCCTGTTTATTGCGGCCTGTACGTTCTACCCTGACCCAGGGCATCCGATCCATCAGCTGGCGGATCAGCAAAAACGTGCTGCTCATGACTTCACCCATGAACTGCTGACCACGCTGGAAGTGGACGATCCGGCGATGGTGGCAAAACAAATGGAGCTGGTACTGGAAGGCTGCCTGAGCCGCATGCTGGTGAACCGTAGCCAGGCAGATGTGGATACGGCGCACCGTCTGGCGGAAGACATTCTGCGCTTTGCACAATGCCGTATGGGTGGTGCGCTGACTTAA